A window of the Streptomyces formicae genome harbors these coding sequences:
- a CDS encoding universal stress protein: protein METITATEAPVVLVRVPKPPGADQDAPVGASRDVVVGVDIHQPCDQLLCFAFDEAARRGGRLRALYGWSLPPVVRDALALEAAELDMAPDIARSLGDMLAPWQRKYPSVAVAELTPVGAPSQLLVQSAADAALVVVGRRSRRSRVGAHIGSVTHAVIHHCAAPVAVVAHR from the coding sequence ATGGAGACGATCACTGCCACCGAGGCGCCAGTCGTTCTCGTACGGGTACCGAAGCCTCCGGGCGCGGACCAGGACGCTCCGGTCGGAGCGTCGCGTGACGTGGTCGTCGGCGTCGACATCCACCAGCCCTGCGACCAGCTCCTCTGCTTCGCGTTCGACGAGGCCGCACGCCGTGGCGGCCGCCTGCGGGCGCTGTACGGCTGGTCACTCCCGCCGGTCGTGCGCGACGCACTCGCACTCGAGGCGGCCGAGCTGGACATGGCTCCGGACATCGCCCGCAGCCTCGGGGACATGTTGGCGCCCTGGCAGCGGAAGTACCCTTCGGTGGCGGTCGCCGAGCTGACACCCGTCGGCGCGCCCTCCCAACTGCTGGTGCAGTCCGCCGCGGATGCGGCTCTGGTGGTCGTCGGCCGGCGTAGCCGCCGGTCCCGCGTGGGCGCCCACATCGGGTCCGTCACCCACGCGGTGATACACCACTGCGCCGCGCCCGTCGCCGTCGTCGCCCATCGCTGA